The Gemmatimonadaceae bacterium DNA segment CATCTAGCGTCCGCTAGGCTCGCTCAGCACGGAGTCGAGGAGGGCGCGCAGTCCGGCGTCGCTGGCGCGCACGGGCCCCATATGCCGCCAGCGCAGCGTGCCGGCGCGGTCTACGAGATGCGTGCTCGGCACGCCGAGCGCCCGGAACGTGAAGGACGCGCGGTCGTCGGGATCGAGCCAGAGTTCGTAGCTCGCGCCGAGTTCGCGCGCGAAGCCGGCGATCATCGCGGTGTCGGAACTGACGTCAATGCTGACGCCCACGATGCGTAGGCCACGCGCGCCGAACTCGCGGTGCAGGGAGTCGAGGGCGGGAATCTCCTCGCGGCAGGGCTTGCACCAGGTGGCCCAGACATTGAGCATCACGACGTTGTCGCGCTGCTCGGCGAGCGTGACCGGCGTGCCGTCGAGGCGCTGCGCGGCGTAGGCCGGCGCCGGCTGGCCGACGGCGACGACTCCGCCGCGGGCGGGCGCATCGCCGCAGGAGGTGAGGGCCGCGACCGCTACGGCGACCGCCACCGAAGCCGCCACCGAAGCCGCCGCCGCGACAGCGCCGCGCGCGCCGCGCGTCCCACGCCAACCCCAAGCCATCACTCGCTCCGGCGGTACGTCGCGGCCTTGATCGCGCTCGGCGTACCCGGTTCCGTCCACGCGAGCAGCAGCCCGTCGGCGATGCGGGTCATCCGCGGGAATCCGCTGGACCGCGCCGCGCTGGACTGGCTCACGACCACGGACTCGCCGCGCGTGCCGTCGCGTGCAACGCGGCGCAGGCGCACACTCGCAGAATCGCCGCTGCCAATTTCGAGCCAGCTCACGTACGCCGCGCCATCAAAGAGTTGCAGTGCCACGCGGCCGGCGGGCCTGCCGTCGTCCACGCGCAGGGGCGCGCCGAAGCTCGCACCGGCGTCGTACGAGAACGCGACCTGCACCTTGGCGCTGTCGCGGGCGCCGGTGAACCAGGCCACGGCGACGGTGTCGCCATAGGCCTGCACCATCGGGCCGTTCACCGGGCAGAAGTTCACTTCCCAGTTGTCGGCGTGCACGCGCGTGGCGGGGGTCCAGGCACCATCCACGAATCGGCTCACGGCGATGTCGCGGATCTCCGGCGTGCCCTCGGTGCGATCGCGGAACGCCACCACGGGCCCGCGCGTGGTCATCGCGGCGCTGGTCTGGCAGCAGTCGCAGACGCGTGTATCGATCACGGTCTTCGTCTGCGGGCGCATCGTGGCGCTCCACGAATTACTCGCCAGCGTCATCGGCGTGCCGTGCCCGCCGCCTCCGTGCGCGTGCCCGCCGCCGAGGTTGTGGCCGCCGTCAAGGAAGAACACCTGCGCGCCGTCGGCGGTGGGCAGCACGGACACAAAGCCGTGCTCGGCCTCGATGCCCGCGCGATGCGGCGTCACCGACGCGGACCACGTCGCCCCGTCGTCGCGCGACTCGGCCATCCGCACCTCGTAGGCGTAGCGCGCCGTGC contains these protein-coding regions:
- a CDS encoding TlpA family protein disulfide reductase, with product MAWGWRGTRGARGAVAAAASVAASVAVAVAVAALTSCGDAPARGGVVAVGQPAPAYAAQRLDGTPVTLAEQRDNVVMLNVWATWCKPCREEIPALDSLHREFGARGLRIVGVSIDVSSDTAMIAGFARELGASYELWLDPDDRASFTFRALGVPSTHLVDRAGTLRWRHMGPVRASDAGLRALLDSVLSEPSGR
- a CDS encoding exo-alpha-sialidase, whose product is MHAARRWTPFIVFAALACTPDAPDAPLHRYALTAIDAPSGAGAGEPNLHTAPDGRVVMSWLEPVTGEGHALRLSVRGDDGQWSEPREVLRRRDLFVNWADFPSVTALADGRLLAHWLQRNGTARYAYEVRMAESRDDGATWSASVTPHRAGIEAEHGFVSVLPTADGAQVFFLDGGHNLGGGHAHGGGGHGTPMTLASNSWSATMRPQTKTVIDTRVCDCCQTSAAMTTRGPVVAFRDRTEGTPEIRDIAVSRFVDGAWTPATRVHADNWEVNFCPVNGPMVQAYGDTVAVAWFTGARDSAKVQVAFSYDAGASFGAPLRVDDGRPAGRVALQLFDGAAYVSWLEIGSGDSASVRLRRVARDGTRGESVVVSQSSAARSSGFPRMTRIADGLLLAWTEPGTPSAIKAATYRRSE